A region of Rhodospirillales bacterium DNA encodes the following proteins:
- the metZ gene encoding O-succinylhomoserine sulfhydrylase — protein MDGGFKGRRIEARQDADVGAWRPQTRAVRGGLRRSDFDETSEALFLTSGYVYGSAEEAEAAFSGGHDRFQYSRFGNPTVSTFEDRLAALEGAEACRATSTGMSAVYFALLALLRAGDRLVAARQLFGSCHYIVAELLPRFGVETELVDGRDLDAWRLALSRPAKAVLFETPSNPMLDIVDIRAVTELAHAAGARVVLDNAFATPVLQRPMEWGVDIVVHSATKYIDGQGRALGGAILGPKSYIVDELQPITRNTGPSMSPFNAWIMLKGLETLSLRIERHCASAARVADELAGHPAVARVLYPGRKDHPQHALATAQMSAPGGIVAFELKAGKWAAFETLNRLRLIDISNNLGDSKSLVTHPATTTHKRIGEAERAKLGITDGLVRLSVGLEDVQDIVDDLVRALG, from the coding sequence ATGGACGGCGGATTCAAGGGACGGCGGATCGAGGCGCGGCAGGACGCCGACGTGGGCGCGTGGCGGCCGCAGACGCGGGCGGTGCGCGGCGGATTGCGGCGCTCCGATTTCGACGAGACGTCCGAAGCGCTGTTCCTGACCTCGGGCTACGTCTATGGCAGCGCCGAGGAGGCCGAGGCGGCGTTCTCAGGCGGCCACGACCGCTTCCAGTACTCCCGTTTCGGCAACCCGACCGTGTCGACCTTCGAGGACCGGCTGGCGGCGCTGGAGGGCGCCGAGGCGTGTCGCGCCACGTCGACCGGCATGAGCGCTGTCTACTTCGCCCTGCTGGCGCTGCTGCGCGCCGGCGACCGCCTCGTGGCGGCGCGCCAGCTCTTCGGATCCTGCCACTACATCGTCGCCGAGCTGCTGCCGCGGTTCGGCGTCGAGACCGAGCTGGTCGACGGCCGCGATCTCGACGCCTGGAGGCTGGCGCTGTCGCGGCCGGCCAAGGCCGTTCTGTTCGAGACCCCGTCCAATCCGATGCTCGACATCGTCGACATCCGCGCCGTGACCGAGCTGGCGCACGCCGCCGGCGCCCGGGTCGTGCTCGACAACGCGTTCGCGACGCCGGTGCTGCAGCGGCCGATGGAATGGGGCGTCGACATCGTCGTGCACTCCGCCACCAAATACATCGACGGCCAGGGCCGCGCGCTGGGCGGCGCCATCCTCGGCCCGAAATCCTACATCGTCGACGAGCTGCAGCCGATCACGCGCAACACCGGGCCGTCGATGTCGCCGTTCAACGCCTGGATCATGCTCAAGGGCCTCGAGACGCTGTCGCTGCGGATCGAACGGCACTGCGCCAGCGCCGCGCGCGTCGCCGACGAGCTCGCCGGGCATCCCGCCGTGGCCCGCGTGCTCTACCCCGGCCGCAAGGACCACCCGCAGCACGCGCTGGCGACGGCGCAGATGTCGGCGCCGGGCGGCATCGTCGCCTTCGAGCTCAAGGCCGGCAAATGGGCCGCTTTCGAGACGCTGAACCGCCTGCGGCTTATCGACATCTCCAACAATCTCGGCGACTCCAAGAGCCTGGTCACGCACCCTGCGACGACGACGCACAAGCGTATCGGCGAGGCCGAGCGCGCCAAGCTCGGCATCACCGACGGCCTCGTGCGGCTGTCGGTGGGGCTGGAGGACGTTCAGGACATCGTCGACGACCTGGTGCGCGCGCTGGGGTAG
- a CDS encoding TenA family protein — MARVLWESNGGIAARVLAHPFVRGLGDGSLPIPAFQRYVAQDAYFLEAFARAYAFCLAHSRERADLDAFATLIGGVVDELRLHGAYAARWSVDLADVTPAPATLAYTSFLIGHARGGALDVTIAAMTPCMRLYAFLGGALARGDVAPLYAEWVRTYADPGFEALAATLEALLDRHAADTPAVRAAYRRAMELEFDFFDAASRQRA, encoded by the coding sequence CTGGCGCGCGTCTTGTGGGAGTCGAACGGCGGCATCGCCGCGCGCGTGCTGGCCCATCCGTTCGTGCGCGGGCTGGGCGACGGCTCGCTGCCGATTCCGGCGTTCCAGCGCTACGTGGCGCAGGACGCCTATTTCCTCGAGGCCTTCGCGCGCGCCTACGCGTTCTGTCTGGCGCATTCCCGCGAGCGTGCCGATCTCGACGCCTTCGCGACGCTGATCGGCGGTGTCGTCGACGAGCTGCGGCTGCACGGCGCCTACGCCGCGCGCTGGAGCGTCGATCTCGCCGATGTCACGCCGGCGCCGGCGACGCTCGCCTACACGTCCTTCCTGATCGGCCACGCCCGCGGCGGCGCGCTCGACGTGACGATCGCCGCGATGACGCCGTGCATGCGCCTCTACGCCTTCCTCGGCGGGGCGCTGGCGCGCGGCGACGTGGCGCCGCTCTACGCCGAGTGGGTGCGGACGTACGCCGATCCCGGCTTCGAGGCGCTGGCGGCCACGCTGGAGGCGCTGCTCGACCGCCACGCGGCCGACACGCCCGCGGTACGCGCCGCCTACCGCCGCGCGATGGAGCTGGAGTTCGATTTCTTCGACGCCGCGTCTCGGCAACGCGCCTGA
- a CDS encoding phosphotransferase family protein, which produces MSDTANLGSASGLTADGRDLSGLERFLREHVDGFHGPIDRVERMNGGTSNPTYLVGAGGARYALRRKPYGKLLPSAHQVDREYRVISALKGTGVPVPEALALCRDDDVIGSAFYVMRFVDGRVLWNQSLPGMAPAERASIWDELNRAQAALHDVDPRAVGLEDFARPGNYVARQVDRWSKQYRASQTHDIPEMDRLIEWLPGNVPKDARTAIVHGDYRMDNAIFDAREPRLLALLDWELATLGDPLADFAYQCLSWRTPPDPKGRGLLGLDLAGTGIPTEAEFVRAYCRRMNVDSLPHWDFYMAYNLFRVAAIGQGVYKRALDGVYDTGSRNEDQAERVRIRAVLGWQAVERMLAGA; this is translated from the coding sequence ATGAGCGACACAGCCAATCTCGGCTCCGCCTCCGGTCTGACGGCCGACGGGCGCGACCTCTCCGGCCTCGAGCGCTTCCTGCGCGAGCACGTCGACGGCTTCCACGGCCCGATCGACCGGGTCGAGCGGATGAACGGTGGCACGTCCAACCCGACCTACCTCGTCGGCGCCGGCGGCGCGCGCTACGCCCTGCGGCGCAAACCCTACGGCAAGCTCCTGCCGTCGGCCCACCAGGTCGACCGCGAGTACCGAGTCATCTCCGCGCTCAAGGGCACCGGCGTGCCGGTGCCGGAGGCCCTGGCGCTGTGCCGCGACGACGACGTGATCGGCAGCGCGTTCTACGTGATGCGCTTCGTCGACGGCCGCGTGCTGTGGAACCAGTCGTTGCCCGGCATGGCGCCGGCCGAGCGCGCGTCGATCTGGGACGAGCTCAACCGCGCGCAGGCGGCGCTGCACGACGTCGATCCGCGCGCCGTCGGGCTGGAGGATTTCGCCCGCCCCGGCAACTACGTCGCCCGCCAGGTCGACCGCTGGAGCAAGCAGTACCGCGCCTCGCAGACCCACGACATCCCGGAGATGGACCGGTTGATCGAGTGGCTTCCCGGCAACGTGCCGAAGGACGCGCGCACGGCGATCGTGCACGGCGACTACCGCATGGACAACGCGATCTTCGACGCGCGCGAGCCGCGGCTGCTGGCGCTGCTGGACTGGGAACTGGCGACGCTCGGCGATCCGCTGGCCGACTTCGCCTACCAGTGCCTGAGCTGGCGGACGCCGCCGGATCCGAAGGGCCGCGGCCTCCTCGGCCTCGACCTCGCCGGCACCGGCATTCCGACCGAGGCGGAGTTCGTCCGCGCCTATTGCCGGCGCATGAACGTCGACTCCCTGCCGCACTGGGATTTCTACATGGCCTACAACCTTTTCCGCGTCGCCGCGATCGGCCAGGGCGTGTACAAGCGCGCGCTCGACGGCGTCTACGACACCGGCTCGCGCAACGAGGACCAAGCCGAGCGGGTGCGCATCCGCGCGGTGCTCGGCTGGCAGGCGGTGGAACGGATGCTGGCCGGGGCGTGA
- a CDS encoding PaaI family thioesterase codes for MSSETKREYGVIDPAQARTMSGVDFLRGWIEGRFPAPPIGKFMNGGLVEAESGRVVFEGTPGADHYNPLGGVHGGYAATLLDSCMGCAVHSALAAGQGYTTLELKVNYVRPMSDRTGLVRAEGRLIHLGGRVATAEGRVNDAAGKLIAHGSTTCLVFPI; via the coding sequence ATGTCGTCGGAGACGAAGCGCGAATACGGCGTGATCGACCCCGCCCAGGCGCGGACCATGAGCGGCGTCGATTTCCTGCGCGGCTGGATCGAGGGCCGCTTTCCGGCACCGCCGATCGGCAAGTTCATGAACGGCGGCCTCGTCGAGGCGGAGTCCGGCCGCGTCGTGTTCGAGGGCACGCCCGGCGCCGACCACTACAATCCGCTCGGCGGCGTGCATGGCGGCTACGCCGCGACGCTTCTGGATTCTTGCATGGGCTGCGCCGTGCATTCGGCGCTGGCGGCGGGGCAGGGCTACACCACGCTCGAGCTCAAGGTGAACTACGTGCGTCCGATGTCCGACCGCACCGGTCTCGTGCGCGCCGAGGGCCGGCTGATCCATCTCGGCGGACGCGTCGCCACCGCCGAGGGACGCGTCAACGACGCCGCCGGCAAGCTGATCGCGCACGGCTCGACCACCTGCCTGGTGTTTCCGATCTGA
- the apaG gene encoding Co2+/Mg2+ efflux protein ApaG encodes MYTEETRSIRVTVRPTYLADQSDPDAGRWVWAYQVRIENVGEDTVQLVSRHWKITNARGKLEEVRGPGVIGKTPVIQPNESFEYTSGCPLDTPSGFMTGTYQMVSDGGDRFDIRIPTFSLDLPEPRRSVN; translated from the coding sequence ATGTACACCGAGGAAACCCGATCCATCCGCGTGACCGTGCGGCCAACCTACCTCGCCGACCAGTCCGATCCGGACGCCGGTCGCTGGGTGTGGGCCTACCAGGTGCGCATCGAGAACGTCGGCGAGGACACCGTCCAGCTCGTCAGCCGCCACTGGAAGATCACCAACGCGCGCGGCAAGCTCGAGGAGGTGCGCGGGCCCGGCGTGATCGGCAAGACGCCGGTGATCCAGCCGAACGAGTCGTTCGAATACACCAGCGGCTGTCCGCTCGACACGCCGTCCGGTTTCATGACCGGCACGTACCAGATGGTCTCGGATGGCGGCGACCGTTTCGACATCCGGATCCCGACCTTCTCCCTCGACCTGCCCGAGCCCCGCCGGTCGGTGAACTGA
- the folE gene encoding GTP cyclohydrolase I FolE: MNKVIKRPGFSAIATVGSHAKPTRAEAEDAVRTLLRWAGDDPAREGLVGTPDRVVRAYEEFFAGYAEDPREILARTFEETDGYDEMVVLRDIRLESHCEHHMVPIIGKAHVGYLPNKRVVGISKLARIVEIYAKRLQIQEKMTAQIANCIQEVLEPRGVAVVIEAAHECMTTRGIRKPGVTMVTSRMLGSFREDPSTRREFLAMIGKGAGGYA, encoded by the coding sequence ATGAACAAGGTGATCAAGCGGCCGGGCTTCTCGGCCATCGCCACTGTCGGCTCCCACGCCAAGCCGACCCGCGCCGAGGCCGAGGACGCGGTGCGCACGCTGCTGCGCTGGGCCGGCGACGATCCGGCGCGCGAGGGCCTGGTCGGCACGCCGGACCGTGTCGTGCGCGCCTACGAGGAGTTCTTCGCCGGCTACGCCGAGGATCCGCGCGAGATCCTGGCGCGTACTTTCGAGGAGACCGACGGTTACGACGAGATGGTCGTGCTGCGCGACATCCGGCTGGAGTCGCACTGCGAGCACCACATGGTGCCGATCATCGGCAAGGCGCATGTCGGCTACCTTCCGAACAAGCGCGTGGTCGGCATCAGCAAGCTTGCGCGGATCGTCGAGATCTACGCCAAGCGGCTGCAGATCCAGGAGAAGATGACGGCGCAGATCGCCAACTGCATCCAGGAGGTGCTGGAGCCGCGCGGCGTCGCCGTCGTGATCGAGGCGGCGCACGAGTGCATGACCACCCGCGGCATCCGCAAGCCGGGTGTCACCATGGTCACCAGCCGCATGCTCGGCTCGTTCCGCGAGGACCCGTCGACGCGCCGTGAGTTCCTCGCCATGATCGGCAAGGGCGCGGGCGGCTACGCCTGA
- the argE gene encoding acetylornithine deacetylase: MLRRLVAFDTTSRESNLALIDYVRGYLKGHGVDSTLVPNAEGTKANLYATVGPMVEGGVVLSGHTDVVPVDGQPWDTDPWTLTAKGDKLHARGTCDMKAFSAVGLAMVPHFLKAGLKVPVHFALSYDEEVGCLGAHSLAERFAADIPRPRVVVIGEPTMMTVVHAHKGTRVYTTTFTGFEAHSSMTHLGVSAIHFAGEFIAFLNRLQDEMEAAAPKDSEFTPPMCTVNVGLIHGGTAGNILARECVVQWNYRPLPTDDATEVERKALAYLDGELLPAMRRRHPAAGIVTEFRSATPAFSPDGNDEAKALARAWSGSNVVGSVPYGTEAGIFRQTLGVPTVVCGPGDIAQAHQPNEFLLRSQIDACESFMRRMVEWARTR, translated from the coding sequence ATGCTGCGGCGTCTCGTGGCCTTCGACACGACCTCGCGCGAGTCGAACCTCGCGCTGATCGACTACGTGCGCGGCTATCTGAAGGGCCACGGCGTCGACTCGACGCTGGTGCCGAACGCCGAGGGCACCAAGGCCAACCTCTACGCCACGGTCGGGCCGATGGTCGAGGGCGGCGTCGTGCTGTCGGGCCACACCGACGTCGTGCCGGTCGACGGCCAGCCATGGGACACCGATCCGTGGACGCTGACGGCCAAGGGCGACAAGCTGCACGCCCGCGGCACCTGCGACATGAAGGCCTTCTCCGCCGTCGGCCTGGCGATGGTGCCGCATTTCCTCAAGGCGGGGCTGAAGGTGCCCGTCCATTTCGCGTTGAGCTACGACGAGGAGGTCGGTTGCCTCGGCGCCCACTCGCTGGCGGAGCGCTTCGCGGCCGACATCCCGCGGCCGCGCGTCGTCGTGATCGGCGAGCCGACGATGATGACGGTGGTCCACGCCCACAAGGGCACGCGCGTCTACACGACGACCTTCACCGGCTTCGAGGCGCATTCCTCGATGACCCATCTCGGCGTGTCGGCGATCCATTTCGCCGGCGAGTTCATCGCCTTCCTCAACCGGCTCCAGGACGAGATGGAGGCGGCCGCGCCGAAGGACAGCGAGTTCACGCCGCCGATGTGTACGGTCAATGTCGGCCTGATTCACGGCGGCACCGCCGGCAACATCCTGGCGCGCGAATGCGTGGTGCAGTGGAACTACCGGCCGCTGCCGACCGACGACGCGACCGAGGTCGAGCGCAAGGCGCTGGCCTACCTCGACGGCGAGCTGCTGCCGGCGATGCGCCGGCGCCATCCGGCCGCCGGCATCGTCACGGAATTCCGTTCGGCGACGCCGGCCTTCTCGCCCGACGGCAACGACGAGGCCAAGGCGCTGGCGCGCGCGTGGAGCGGCTCCAACGTCGTCGGCAGCGTGCCCTACGGCACCGAGGCGGGCATCTTCCGCCAGACGCTGGGCGTGCCCACCGTCGTGTGCGGTCCCGGCGACATCGCGCAGGCGCACCAGCCCAACGAGTTCCTGCTGCGCTCGCAGATCGACGCCTGCGAGTCCTTCATGCGGCGCATGGTCGAGTGGGCGCGGACGCGGTAG
- the argE gene encoding acetylornithine deacetylase, producing MLARLVGFDTTSAKSNRALIDWVRGYFAGHGVESTLVPNAEGTKASLYASIGPKVEGGVVLSGHTDVVPVDGQPWDTDPWTLTDKGGRLYGRGSCDMKGFVACALAAVPRLRAARLKAPVHFAFSYDEEVGCLGAHSLAERLMGDVPRPRAVVIGEPTMMGTVKGHKGQNSYGVVITGFEAHSSMTHLGVSAIHFAGELIHFINGLQEEFARRADPANGYMPPYGTFNVGTLDGGTAGNILARECALVWEYRQVPGEDGDEARRRLQAHIDEVLLPAMRRKHPAADIAMTPRFVVPAFKGEENGEAETLARAWSGSNASTMVAYATEAGIFQGTGVSTIVCGPGDIAQAHQPNEFVLRSQLDSCDAFLARMIAWAERG from the coding sequence ATGCTGGCGCGGCTGGTCGGCTTCGACACGACCTCGGCCAAGTCCAACCGCGCCCTGATCGACTGGGTGCGTGGCTACTTCGCCGGACATGGAGTCGAGTCCACTCTGGTGCCGAACGCCGAGGGCACCAAGGCGAGCCTCTACGCCAGCATCGGCCCGAAGGTCGAGGGCGGCGTCGTGCTGTCGGGCCACACCGACGTGGTGCCGGTCGACGGCCAGCCATGGGACACCGATCCCTGGACGTTGACCGACAAGGGCGGCCGCCTCTACGGCCGCGGAAGCTGCGACATGAAGGGCTTCGTGGCCTGCGCGCTCGCCGCCGTGCCGAGGCTGCGGGCCGCCAGGCTGAAGGCGCCGGTGCATTTCGCCTTCAGCTACGACGAGGAGGTCGGCTGCCTCGGCGCGCATTCGCTGGCCGAGCGCCTGATGGGCGACGTGCCCCGGCCGCGCGCCGTCGTCATCGGCGAGCCGACGATGATGGGCACGGTGAAGGGCCACAAGGGCCAGAACAGCTACGGCGTCGTCATCACCGGCTTCGAGGCGCATTCCTCGATGACCCATCTCGGCGTCTCGGCCATCCACTTCGCCGGCGAGCTGATCCATTTCATCAACGGGCTGCAGGAGGAGTTCGCGCGCCGCGCCGATCCCGCCAACGGCTACATGCCGCCCTACGGCACCTTCAACGTCGGCACGCTCGACGGCGGCACCGCCGGCAACATCCTGGCGCGCGAGTGCGCGCTGGTGTGGGAGTACCGCCAGGTCCCCGGCGAGGACGGGGACGAGGCGCGCCGGCGCCTGCAGGCGCATATCGACGAGGTCCTGCTGCCGGCGATGCGCCGCAAGCACCCCGCCGCGGACATCGCGATGACGCCGCGCTTCGTGGTGCCGGCGTTCAAGGGCGAGGAGAACGGCGAGGCCGAGACGCTGGCGCGCGCGTGGAGCGGCTCGAACGCCTCGACCATGGTGGCCTACGCCACCGAGGCCGGCATCTTCCAGGGCACCGGCGTGTCGACCATCGTCTGCGGTCCCGGCGACATCGCCCAGGCGCACCAGCCCAACGAGTTCGTGCTGCGCTCGCAGTTGGATTCCTGCGACGCCTTCCTCGCCCGCATGATCGCGTGGGCGGAGCGGGGCTGA
- a CDS encoding cupin domain-containing protein, which translates to MTKMRLAGPADGERLDVLGAAMIVKTDPGGDGVFVADHSVPPGYFVPPHAHDDDDETLMVVDGALTLLGPAGSVVAGAGSCAHLPRGSVHGFRNDTSSPVRVLVIARPGLQAAEMFRHLDRAGRAAPGGLTPPEIGDICGQYGVRMA; encoded by the coding sequence ATGACGAAGATGAGACTGGCCGGACCGGCCGACGGCGAGCGGCTGGACGTGCTCGGCGCGGCGATGATCGTGAAGACCGACCCCGGAGGCGACGGCGTGTTCGTCGCCGATCATTCGGTGCCGCCCGGCTACTTCGTGCCGCCGCACGCGCACGACGACGACGACGAGACGCTGATGGTCGTCGACGGCGCCCTCACGCTGCTCGGGCCGGCGGGAAGCGTCGTGGCCGGCGCCGGGAGCTGCGCGCACCTGCCCCGCGGATCGGTCCATGGTTTCCGCAACGACACCTCTTCGCCGGTGCGCGTGCTGGTGATCGCGCGGCCCGGCCTGCAAGCCGCGGAGATGTTCCGCCACCTCGACCGCGCCGGCCGTGCCGCGCCGGGCGGCCTGACGCCGCCGGAGATCGGCGACATCTGCGGCCAGTACGGCGTGCGGATGGCGTGA
- a CDS encoding LysR family transcriptional regulator, which translates to MDSFAGFEAFARVVETGSFTAAAASLGSAKSSVSEAVRALEERLGARLLDRTTRRVRVTEAGAALYARCRRLLDDAAAARAEARASATALAGRLRVSAPQGFAQRFLVPALPAFMARHPAVTFDISESVEPVDLLAAGLDLAFRVSESPAPNLIVRRLGTARVVVVAAPGYLAARGAPERPADVARHRCVGFSPLAWRDTWRLGAEVVAVAPRLLTNSGESLRAAALAGLGLVALPEWMAADALAAGSLTQVLTDHPAPATGIFAVYPGSRLISPVVRAYVDHTVREMRARGLRP; encoded by the coding sequence ATGGACAGTTTCGCGGGTTTCGAGGCGTTCGCGCGGGTCGTAGAGACGGGCAGTTTCACCGCCGCGGCGGCGTCGCTGGGGTCGGCCAAATCCTCGGTCAGCGAGGCCGTGCGGGCGCTCGAGGAGCGGCTGGGCGCGCGCCTGCTCGACCGCACGACGCGGCGCGTGCGCGTGACCGAAGCCGGCGCCGCCCTCTACGCGCGCTGCCGCCGCCTGCTCGACGACGCCGCCGCCGCGCGCGCCGAGGCCCGCGCCAGCGCCACCGCGCTCGCCGGCCGGCTGCGCGTATCGGCGCCGCAGGGTTTCGCCCAGCGTTTCCTGGTGCCGGCGCTGCCCGCCTTCATGGCGCGGCATCCCGCCGTGACGTTCGACATCTCCGAGAGCGTCGAGCCGGTGGATCTGCTCGCCGCCGGCCTCGATCTCGCGTTCCGGGTCAGCGAGTCGCCGGCGCCGAACCTGATCGTGCGCCGCCTCGGCACGGCGCGCGTCGTCGTGGTCGCGGCGCCGGGCTACCTGGCGGCGCGCGGCGCGCCGGAGCGGCCCGCCGACGTCGCGCGCCACCGCTGCGTCGGGTTCTCGCCGCTGGCCTGGCGCGACACGTGGCGGCTCGGTGCCGAGGTCGTGGCGGTGGCGCCGCGCTTGTTGACCAACAGCGGCGAATCGCTGCGGGCCGCCGCCTTGGCGGGGCTCGGCCTGGTGGCCCTGCCGGAGTGGATGGCGGCCGACGCGCTGGCGGCGGGCAGCCTGACGCAGGTGCTGACGGACCATCCCGCGCCGGCGACCGGCATCTTCGCCGTCTATCCCGGCAGCCGGCTGATCTCGCCGGTCGTGCGCGCCTACGTCGACCACACCGTGCGCGAGATGCGTGCGCGCGGCCTCAGGCCGTGA
- the argF gene encoding ornithine carbamoyltransferase → MADPRHFLDLDQLDPALLRRILDQGLSYKRDRAGAGHDRPLAGKTLAMIFEKPSTRTRVSFEVGMRDLGGHTIMLGTTDTQLGRGETIADTAQVLSRYVDVIMMRTTSEEKLHEMARFATVPVINGLTDKTHPCQLMADVMTFEEHRGSIKGKVVAWSGDGNNMATSWIHAAAQFDFELRIACPPELSPPADVVEWAKRRGARVTISHDPVAAVTGADCVVTDTWVSMGDEDAAGFARRHNMLRGYQVDDRMMKLAKGDAIFMHCLPAHRGEEVTASVIDGPQSVVWDEAENRLHAQKGILAWCLGSV, encoded by the coding sequence ATGGCTGACCCCAGGCACTTCCTAGACCTCGACCAGCTCGATCCGGCGCTGCTGCGCCGGATCCTCGACCAGGGCCTGTCCTACAAGCGCGACCGCGCCGGCGCCGGCCACGACCGGCCGCTGGCCGGCAAGACCTTGGCGATGATCTTCGAGAAGCCGTCGACCCGCACGCGCGTGTCGTTCGAGGTCGGCATGCGCGACCTCGGCGGCCACACCATCATGCTGGGCACGACCGACACGCAGCTCGGGCGCGGCGAGACCATCGCCGACACCGCCCAGGTGCTGTCGCGCTATGTCGACGTCATCATGATGCGCACCACCTCGGAGGAGAAGCTCCACGAGATGGCGCGCTTCGCCACCGTGCCGGTGATCAACGGCCTCACCGACAAGACGCATCCCTGCCAGCTCATGGCCGACGTGATGACCTTCGAGGAGCATCGCGGCTCGATCAAGGGCAAGGTCGTCGCCTGGTCGGGCGACGGCAACAACATGGCGACGAGCTGGATCCATGCGGCGGCGCAGTTCGACTTCGAGCTGCGCATCGCCTGCCCGCCCGAGCTGAGCCCGCCGGCCGACGTGGTCGAATGGGCCAAGCGGCGCGGCGCGCGCGTGACCATCAGCCACGATCCCGTCGCCGCCGTCACCGGCGCCGACTGCGTGGTGACCGACACCTGGGTGTCGATGGGCGACGAGGACGCCGCCGGCTTCGCGCGGCGCCACAACATGCTTCGCGGCTACCAGGTCGACGACCGCATGATGAAGCTCGCCAAGGGTGACGCGATCTTCATGCACTGCCTGCCGGCGCACCGCGGCGAGGAGGTCACCGCCTCGGTGATCGACGGGCCGCAATCGGTCGTGTGGGACGAGGCCGAGAACCGCCTGCACGCGCAGAAGGGCATCCTCGCCTGGTGCCTGGGAAGCGTCTGA
- a CDS encoding aspartate aminotransferase family protein: MITAVMPTYDRKDVAFARGEGSYLYATDGRRFLDWTSGIAVNNLGHCHPHLVKTLQEQAAALWHTSNLYRIAHGERLAQRLVENSFADTMFFSNSGAEAIEGGIKLCRKYQYVNGNPGRYKIVCFQQAFHGRTGAALAATGNEKYLQGFGPAAPGFVHVPLNNTNVVRDAIDDETAAILVEPVQGEGGVRTGTGDFLRELRRICDEFGLLLFFDEIQCGFGRTGKMWAYEWFDVEPDVMAVAKGIANGFPLGAFMATEKAAAGMVFGTHGSTYGGNPLATACGNAVLDVMLEPGFFEGVQKRAAYFRGKLEGLVAKHPKVLAEVRGMGFISGLRCVTPSGDLVNALFERGMLTVGAGDNVVRTYPSLIAPAADIDHGIAMIDDACAALAAKAGAGHG, from the coding sequence GTGATTACGGCCGTGATGCCGACCTACGATCGGAAGGATGTCGCGTTCGCGCGCGGGGAGGGCTCCTACCTCTACGCGACGGACGGCCGACGATTCCTCGATTGGACGTCGGGCATCGCCGTGAACAATCTCGGCCACTGCCATCCGCACCTCGTGAAGACGCTTCAGGAGCAGGCGGCGGCGCTCTGGCACACCTCCAACCTGTACCGGATCGCGCATGGCGAGCGGCTAGCCCAGCGGCTGGTCGAGAACTCGTTCGCGGACACGATGTTCTTCTCGAACTCCGGCGCCGAGGCGATCGAGGGCGGCATCAAACTGTGCCGCAAGTACCAGTACGTGAATGGCAATCCCGGCCGCTACAAGATCGTCTGCTTCCAGCAGGCGTTCCACGGCCGCACCGGGGCGGCGCTGGCGGCCACCGGCAACGAGAAGTACCTGCAGGGCTTCGGCCCGGCGGCGCCGGGCTTCGTGCACGTGCCGTTGAACAACACCAACGTCGTGCGCGACGCGATCGACGACGAGACGGCGGCGATCCTGGTCGAGCCCGTGCAGGGCGAAGGCGGGGTGCGTACGGGAACCGGCGATTTCCTGCGCGAGCTGCGCCGGATCTGCGACGAGTTCGGCCTGCTGCTGTTCTTCGACGAGATCCAGTGCGGCTTCGGCCGCACCGGGAAGATGTGGGCCTACGAGTGGTTCGACGTGGAGCCGGACGTGATGGCCGTCGCCAAGGGCATCGCCAACGGCTTCCCGCTCGGGGCCTTCATGGCGACCGAGAAGGCCGCCGCCGGCATGGTGTTCGGCACCCACGGCTCGACCTACGGCGGCAACCCGCTGGCCACGGCCTGCGGCAACGCCGTGCTCGACGTCATGCTCGAGCCGGGATTCTTCGAGGGGGTCCAGAAGCGCGCCGCGTATTTCCGAGGCAAGCTCGAGGGCCTCGTGGCGAAGCATCCCAAGGTGCTGGCCGAGGTGCGCGGCATGGGATTCATCAGCGGCCTGCGCTGCGTGACGCCCAGCGGCGATCTCGTCAACGCGCTGTTCGAGCGCGGCATGCTGACGGTGGGCGCGGGCGACAACGTCGTGCGCACCTATCCGTCGCTGATCGCGCCGGCCGCCGACATCGACCACGGCATCGCCATGATCGACGACGCCTGCGCGGCGTTGGCGGCGAAGGCCGGGGCCGGCCATGGCTGA